From the genome of Gorilla gorilla gorilla isolate KB3781 chromosome 4, NHGRI_mGorGor1-v2.1_pri, whole genome shotgun sequence, one region includes:
- the LOC101142496 gene encoding uncharacterized protein: MLSSQLCRVHSLPPTTNPAALCSLAQQMFTNIRSPCSGPQGSPGLPRRTHIHLWPHSAHMYFLVTSSLLPFPLIQPGCSRTRFKTLCSLRHTSAPTEEGHGPVRRPCGMHCLSHLPHPRGRPQGHPTHMRPALQQALLSHPSLLLPWRSSPDSAVQVGPSMILRRIPMAGHLCFPRWPQLLDSRDCCTYTCINTPVLNSHMVQEGVCGQ, translated from the coding sequence ATGCTTTCCAGTCAACTATGCCGCGTGCACAGCCTCCCACCCACCACCAACCCAGCTGCCCTCTGCTCACTCGCTCAACAGATGTTTACTAACATCAGATCCCCCTGCTCTGGCCCCCAGGGCAGCCCCGGGCTTCCGAGAAGGACCCATATCCACCTCTGGCCTCACTCTGCCCATATGTACTTTCTGGTGACTTCTTCCTTGCTCCCTTTCCCACTAATCCAACCAGGATGTTCCAGAACCAGATTTAAGACGCTTTGCTCTCTGAGACACACAAGTGCACCCACAGAGGAGGGACATGGTCCTGTGCGGAGACCCTGTGGCATGCACTGTCTGAGCCATCTGCCCCATCCCAGAGGAAGACCTCAGGGTCACCCCACCCACATGAGACCAGCCCTGCAGCAAGCTCTCCTGTCCCAcccatctctcctcctcccttgGAGAAGCTCTCCTGACTCTGCTGTCCAGGTAGGCCCCTCTATGATTCTCAGGAGGATCCCAATGGCTGGGCACCTCTGCTTCCCGCGCTGGCCACAGCTGCTGGACAGCAGGGACTGTTGCACTTACACCTGTATCAATACACCTGTGCTCAATAGTCACATGGTGCAGGAAGGAGTGTGTGGCCAGTAA